TGGATAGGGATTTGGAAGATTGCAAGACAGATAATCGCAACTCCACCTCCAGATTCGAGAAACTATATCATGCGCGCAATCGAAGAAGAAAATCTCGTGTTGAAGATGATTACCACAAATGATGTAGGACAacactaaattaaagaaaagaaaaggacaagaaAAGGTGCAAAAATAAGAAGGgaaaggaaggaggaggagaagtcaacaatttttttttaatatcaaagatgtccataatataaaaaaatacatataaatagtCACAACAAAAACCTAACCAAAACCAACAATAGGGCTTACaacccattaaataaaatatccaaaaaataatgaaaaaataaatctaataataaattaaatgaaagtcCAATAAAGTAGGCTTAAATGTGCTTAATctcctaacaaaaaaataacaggtTAGGCCATCCTCTTTCATCTTCGACCATATATGTGCAAATTGTCCCTAGTCTATTGTTCCCACCAACTCTATTGGGGTTGAAAAAACTTGACCGGTCAATTATAGATGTAGGCAGCAATATTACTCCTAGTCATCAAGATCAATTTGTTGCAATGTATCTCTAATGATACAAGTGTAGTTTAAAGCAGGTCATGAACTAGGATTCACTAAAGCTCGCCATCCCTAATGATATTTTTCAAGTCTAATATGTTTTATGAAATAATCTCAACATTACATGCATCAAGACACCTATATCAATCAACTTGAAGtttgtattgttcattacttgaatttattttgtgatttcaACGTGCAAAAGACTCAACAGGATAAGACATCTTAGCATGAGAAGACATGGAAAAAAGACCTCTAGGCTTTCTATGTTTGGAACCATAAACACTATATGACTAAAGATAATGCTTTGATACAACTACTATATATAATGATCTTGCAACTTTTATCTCCACTGTTAATGGAGGTGTGAAAAATAGCATTCACTCTTCAATCTTCGATTCCAGGTTATGTTGAGATACATCTAATTCTACCTAACCTAGTTGTCCCAAACTCTATGATGTGTCGTTGAACCTGAGAAGATTTGAATCAGACAAAACCTAGTAAATTGGGATAATCCTCCTCTTCCTTGTCAAGAATCAAGAAGCTCAGCATGACGTTCAAAATCTATGACGTGCTAGATGTCATGCATAAGAGGTAAGGAATCATGGAGCTCAATAGAACAAATATCTTAAAACTCTTCCAACACCACCCTCACCTTTTCAGTAGTTCCACTATAGAGTTTCTTAAATCTTCTCTTACAACTAAAGCAAGCACAACTCTTCCAGAATCTCCTTCTCAAACTCATGTGGACTTAATATGGCAtgtcccttttcttttacattctcTTCATTTAGGTTATGAAAATCCTCAGGGAGGGGTTTACAGAGATGATCACCATAAGCGTTTTCCAAATTTCATTGTCATGAGAGGAAAGGTTGAAGCATTCAAAGGCTAACCTTTTtaagacaataataacaacagcCAAAATGGCTCAAGCAATAAAGCACAATGCACTTGctaatgaaaatcaaaatagattcATAAGAAAGGATGGTGCAAGAATAGATTCTTGAGAGAGGGTTGTGCATGTTGTTGAGCTTTTCCAAACTCAGATAGAATTGATGAAAAGCAATGATTTTAAACATCTTCTATCCTATGGCTTTGCTAATATAGTAAATTGATCGTGAACTTGTTAAGGACCACTTTAGGGATGGCCACGggcaaatatttgtttttactgCAACTCCAACTCAAAGTGTTAATTTGCCTGCTCACATTGTGATTATCAATGGGACTTAAATTTACAATCCAAAAAGGGAGATTGGCTAAACTAAGTTTGTTGGATGTTATGCAAACGTTGGGACTTACAAGCAACCTTAGTGTGATTCATATGGGAAAGGGATTGCCATCACAAGCCATATAGTACTATATTTCCTTAATGAATCAACAGCTTCCCATTGAAAGTCAATTCATATCCTATCAGAGTGAACAAGTTTGGTCTTGCAACTGGAAAACAGTTCAAGGCAAGTGCAAGCACATGGTCTTACATAACATGTTTTGCAAAGGGTTTAATTTTGATAGCAAAGGCAGACAAAGATTTTGCAATTCATGATGTAAAGGGCGGGACAAGCTTAAATCTCTTCCTTCACCATTTTCCAACAAAATGTGCAATTTAGGCTATGATCAAGTGGTACATGATGTGGAATTGCAGAAACTTATAATAAGATGGGAGCAGACGGTCCCACACTTTGTGAAGCTTTTGATGTAACTTATATGACATGCCTCACTAACATGGTTGTTATGGCTCTTTTTACAAGGCATAGCTTTTCCACATTGTTGCTATTGATGCTATAGCTGATCATCCTAGTTGTTTCCGCTACCCAAGAGGTAATGGTGTTATTGTTCAACTACCACTAAAACACAAAGGCATTCCCCTTGAGATTGGAAAAGGTAGGATATTAATTGAGGGGGAAAGAGTGACAGTCTTAGGTTATGGTGTTGTCAAGATCACTCTTGCACACAAttcaaatgattttgatgttagaAAGCGTCACAATTtgagatttattaatattttcacaGTTGATGGAAAGATTAATAGTCTTGGAGTAGAATTTGCAAGGATGCCTAGGTGAGGTAGTGATGGAAGCATTGCAAAAGGAGGATTGTAAAAGGTGCAACAAACAATGAGATGCAACTTGGCCACTATTTCAGAAGTCGTGACATTATGGAGTCAATGATAAAGCCCAAGTGGTTTGCTAACTACCAGGGAATGGCAAAGCAGGCTCTTGAAATGGACTGGGACTGGATCATTCATCTAAATTGAAGGATGGCACTCTTTTGGTTGTTTTTGCTGTTGTAGGTAGTGTAGGTAGCATGAAGGTGAAGAAAATTGAAGGCGAGCCACTTTTGGATGCCAATGCATTGAAAGCTTTGATCCACCTCCTAAGGTTGGTGTAGCTCCTTGGTGGGcatgattttgatgaatttggaAGAGTTTTGATTGGACATCCTTGAAATTGAGGTAAGAACAACTTGAACTCTAAGACGAGTTCCTTCCAGCCCAAAACAATTGattcaaaagcgtttttgaaaaataaatatttttcttagtttttttttcttcattttaggAACCCCAATGTTGGTGAGATAATATATTAactctttaattatttattaggatTTGTTTTCTCTTATAGGTTTAAGCCATTAACCAACATGAATAGGGttgtttaattcatttttagattgatattttgatgaattaataaagAGAATTTCTCTCTCTTATTGGAGATTATCTATGAAGTTTAGGATTTTTCTCAAGACCTTTTTATTTAACCCCAACTTAATTCCTAATTAATCTAGTTTCCAACTACGTCAATAATAAATCTTTGAACATAGCAATCTAGGGTAAAAATAAGGTAGCAGTGACTAACATATTATAAATTCTCATATAAATTTGAAGTTCCTTTGCATTGGACCAAGACATGCATTATAGGATGACTTTCCACTGAAGAACTAATTAAATTTCCAAATGCAATAACGGTATTTAGTGTGCTCGCAATCAACCATTCTtataaaaatcagtttttttgctCTAGATGAGGATATGCATCATAtggtcattttttctttatgaactAATTATAACTTACACAAATGGATGAAACAAAATtagacaaggaaaaaaataaagtctcaCCGCAGGAGCAGCTTCCAATGCTCCGTCAGCAGTTGAAAATGTCACATGCGTGAATCCATTATCCTTCATAAATTTAGGACCCAGCTGTATATAGAggcaaaaggaaacaaaaccaAATGGGACCTCTTAATTAGAAGCTAATGAAAAGGAATAATTCCTAGAATGTGTTAGTCATGATATGTCTAAAATGAACCCACGTACATGACTGAAGCCGGTAGCAACACGAAGAGGTTTTTCAGTTGTCCATTGAGGCATTTGTGCTAGTTCCCTTagtgaatttatattttcaaaaatcccATATTTGGGAATCTATAAGAAAGAAAAGCCACACAATAAGAATAAACAATGGCAACTATGAGCAGAATCAGCATTTAGACGTTGAAGTTTGTTGGCTTATATTGAGAACATGATAAAATCTTACTGCAATGGATAAACGGCATTCCCCATATCCAAGAGCATCATGAACAATGATAAGATCTTCATTTCCCTGACAAAAAGTTCAAAACTGAATAATGCATTCTTACACAATCATAGCAAGAATAAAGAAACAAGAGATCAGTGCCAGAATGATTCAAggtaagagagaaaaaaaaagtgttactACACCGTACTCTCTTCTTAAAGGTAGAGATTACAGCATTTGAGTTCActagttaaaagaaaaacacaataacAACTGAATTTTGTAACAGATGCCATGCATTTGAGAAATGGATAATACCGAGCTCTAAACTTCCAACTAAACTTGGTGATGTCCAGCACTGCAGAAGCAGTCTATAGGCTCATGGTAATGTCTAAAGCCTGTGTGGTACCATTTTGCAAAGTATAAACTTGAtcttctttttctctgtttttgggATAGTGATTAAGTAGACAAAAGGAGAGTTCTGAACCAAAAGGCATATCAGAATGCAGTAGGTTTTGAATACATTTCAAAAACCATATTTTTGGAATTCCAAGATATTTATaaccattgttttttaaaggcaACAACAGTAACAACAAACTCAATATCCTTCATGAATAGTTACAGATCTGTTGACTTTAAGAAATCATAAAAAGCATATACCATGTTTCCGATATTCACAATTTAATTTGTGGAATGAACTATGTATCTGGGTTAGCATATGATATCGCTAACATGAGCAAAATGACGAACAAATCTCTCAAATTAGTAATCATTTAATGGTGATGTCAGCAAGTTACTGCTTACCAGTCCGAATTCGCTGAAAGTATCAAAACCCACAATTCCAAGGTCCAAATCTCCTGATAGCAACTTTCGTACAATGTCTTTGGGTCTTTGGAACCAAACTTCCAAGTTGGTAAGCTTCACAACAGTCAATAGTAagcaaaaataattgataaaaaaaaaagtcattttcaaTCCAATCCAATGATTATAGATGATAAACCTGAGGAATTTCTGCAACGTACTGTCGAGGATTCACATGCTTCACAGATAGTTGACAATcctaatccaaaaacaaaaccaagaaagCTCAAAATAAAGTGACGGATGGATCGGTcattatcataaataattaaGCAAATAAGTAGATAATACCTTGAGAAGATCAAGAGTGTCAGCAGCCATGCGTCCTTTGCTAGGCAAACCTAAACGAATCTCTTTCCTGTCAGAGACTGTACTTCCATTAGTAACCGACGATAAGATTTGAGATTGCTGCTGCTGAGACAAGCTACAACAAACAGCAACACTACTAGTGTGGCCGCCGAAACGGAGTCGTCTTTGTCTCTGAGAATAGGGGGAGACGCGAAAAGAGAAGGAACAAGGAAGAGGGATGGAGGGGGAGAGAGGGGAGGGGCATTGTTGCAAATAACAAGGCTGCTGGAGTCTAGACAAAGACATGACTGGTTGGTATTTCGCTTGTGTAAAGGGGAAAATAAAGCTGAGGCTGAGGCCGCTGCTATGGCTGATATGATTGAATTTCAACTGAGCAACAGGCAACAAAACTGAGTATGCTATTAGCAGGGTTTAGGTTTAGACTGTGGAGCGGCCTCCAGTTTGGACTAGCATGGTTGGTTGAGGTTATCTCgggcaaattattttttatttaaaaatatattaaaataatatttttattattattttaaaattatttttaacaccaacataaaataataattttaaaatataaaattattaacctACGTGCtatttaccttttttattttttattttttttaaatttaagaattgCTCTAAAAAATGCATACAGGtaatcttaaaatattataaaccatttaatataattattaagacATTTTTAGAGTATGAGAGCATTTACGCTCATACGAGCCAAGCTAAATCCGTAGCTATAATTGTCAGCAACGAGTGAACAGAAAGCATGGCATCGTTGTTCCTCAGGTGGGTAGCTATGCCGGCAAAATGAACAGTGGCTGGTGGTGCCAGAGAAGGTTTGGCAaacattttcttctctctgATTCAAAAATTCTAACCCTTAATTTCTCGTATCGAAACCCTAACCACAATGAGCTACGCAGCCTACAGGATGATGCACTGGCCAACCACCATAAAAACGTGTCTCTGGTTTCCTAATTCATTCTCGCTCTCAATCCATTTTcagactcttttttttttaatatttttaaaaattttaattttttttattttttatttactttaaattaatatttttatagtgtttttaaattattttgatgtattagtattaaaaataattttttaaaaataaaaaaataattaacatgtattttaacacaaaaaattatttataaaaactaaccATAATCACATTACCAAATAACTTCATCCTACTAATCTTGATCCGTACTTAATTGTTGCTTCCGGTGATGTTGTTAACCTagcatgataatatatatttttttattttattttggaatcaattaaaaattaaaatttatttattgaattattcCAATTTCAATCCAAtcataagtttttaataaattatttatatcaactcaattattttttaaaattattttaattaaattttataatttatttttttaaaagttatgataatttgataggttaatttaaattaatttaatatttattaaaaatatttattttaaatcaaattatatattttttaattatttaaattcataaaaataacctatttatatcaaataacaTATTTTGATTGATAAACAGTTTAATATGGCCAAGATCTAGTTGTTGCTAAACTTCCGAATGACTTAATTTTTTCTAGAACATCTCCCAGCAGCCCTGTCCAGGTTCAAATGGTTTCAGGATCAGTACCAAATATACTCATGGTCTTCTATTGGAACACGGATCAGCACAATACTCTATGGAGAGAATTTCCAACGTACAGCCACCGTGGCACTCTGTTTAGAGCATGCTTAGCCAGctaataataattcttttttaaaataatttttttattaaaatacatgttaataatattttttatttttaaaaaattacttttaatattaatatatcaaaatattcaaatcatattaaatttactgtttttttgaagtatttttttatttaaaaaatatattaaattattttaatttaaaaaaaaaccttaaaaactatcaatttaattttttttatttaaaaaccctTTTAAATAACACtcggtgaaaaaaaaaacattcgaataatcgtaaaaaaattaaagaactctaaaacgtgtggggaaagtactgtagctttccccacggttTTCTCCGCAAAACATATATTGTCTCCGCAGTTGAATGTTTTGCTCGCTTTCCCACAGAATATATTACCACTGAATAAGTTTGGAAGAAATGACATCATGATTACAGCGTcttaaatgcttttaaaaatcaggttgtcattgttttttttcccactgTTTTTCAATCTTTGTGTTTCTTCTGTGGAGTTTATAAGATTCAAGGAATTATTGAATTGTCAGACATCTTATCacctttgaaataattaaaaggaaGAGGCAATAAACTTATATGTTACACGTCTGCAGGTTCTTTAATTTAGAGAGTGTCAAGTCAACCAGTCTTTTTAATGCTGCATTAAATGCGTTAAGGTTTTATTTAGATAAAGTAAAGCTGGCCAATCTTTTTAGTGATGCCTTAGATAAATGTGGCGTATACATGCTGTTCGGTTTTGATTGTTTCCTGTTCAGTTTTGGTTGGGATTTCTGTTCTGGTTAGTGTACGTGCTTGGCAGAGAattctaattcttttatttcatggGATGGTGCTGTTTTGGAGTGCTATTTTTAGCTGGCCGATTATCTCAGCTCTCACCTCTCTACTCCCACCTCTCTTATAATATTTGAACACATTGTCAGCTCTCCTCTTCCCCAGCCAAAAGCCACACCAGCAATCACCATCCACCGTTGTTTTTCTGCCTTCTCCAGTGGCTGCAGTGGATCGCCAGCAGCTCCACCGTGCACCACCATCCTCACGACAgaccagcaacagcagcaagcACCTCCCCCAGGCCAGgtagcttcttctcttcttgcttaTCCAGGCGAATCATGCATCTCTCAGCTCGGACCTCTATAGCAGAGTCGAAGTATACTAAGTGACGGGCGAGAACAAAAGCATCAcagctagtatatatatatagagcgaGACACTCATCAAGCCACCATACTGAGCGGCCCCATGTACCGCAAACAAAAGCAAATAACGAGCATAAAACTGTATAAATGCCCTTCTGCCGTCTCATAAATAAAGAAGGTTCAACGTTCGACAGCGGAACAAACAGGAGTAAAAGGTTCAGAATTATTCTGGTTTTCCATAGTTTCGATACACCAGTAAACAACTCAGCAACTCATTTTATGGGGAGAAAGAAAAGGAtccttaatataaaaataaaatacattctGCATCAATTTTTATTCCTTCTAACCAGACAGGCTATGAAGCCACACCTGTGTCCAAAACCAGTGCAGAGCAGGTGTGCTTGGACTTAAGAATGTTCTTTATCATAAACCTCACCAGCATACTTCCAATTCATTACCTTCCATATGTTCTTCAGATAATCAGGTCTGGCATTCTTGTACTGCAGCATGGAAAATAAACTTCCAGGTCATGTAAGTGAGAATTGCAAGCAAACAAAAGGGCGTTTAAATTTGCAGGTAGCCTAAACAGGAAAAATAGTTATGGCGATGCACAAGGAGGCAGGCTTTCACTCGCATTATTATGAAGGTGAATCTAATTGATCACATGAAACGTTCTTCTATCAACATAATAAATTGAGGGAGGAGATGATTGCTTgcccttttttcccttttcttttccaacatCAAGAACCACAAACTGGCTGCAATTTGATTGACTAGTGAGCTCAACATTAATGTAAGATTGTAAGGTAAATCTTCATCATGGATGATGGGTGTGGCTGTGGGTaatgctaaaatattgtttaggTATAATAAATCAAGTCCTGGTTTCATGTTttgattgcaataaaaaaaacatcaaaataactgCTGCTTTAAGTATGATGAGAACACAAAATGCAAATTGGTCACAAATCTAAGggtttggaaaaaagaatactAAACACTCATTTCGTCACCAACATGCCCTTATCCCATGAAAATAGCATAGCCAGAGGAAAATTAGAAACTTTCACCTTTTCTATTGTAAGCAGATAGCAAGTTGAGTTCATTTCTACACTCTACCCCTCATGCACACTTCCAACAAATTCATGATGCTCGCTAACCAACAAGTTTATTTAAGCTGAACTCTCCAACAAATTCTATGGCAGCCAAAGCTATATAACACATTAAGCTCCAAGGTGGGTGATAAAGATTAAATCCAACCATAATCGAAAACTACTGGTACAGGGTCCTCTCATTGCAAAGAAATAAGAAGTAAGCATCACAAAGTGACCAGAATGCATAATTTGGACAAAAGTTTTACCTGTAAGTAGTATGCATGCTCCCAAACATCAATTCCAAGTAATGGAACTAAGGGTCCTTTAGTTACCAATGGATCCTGTGACAAGAATCATAAGCATAATTAGATCAactaacactaccaaacaataACAAGGATCTGCAGACTAAACAGGTTTGGGGGCATCTATCTCTTCTAGAATCTAAATCAGATATGTAAAACAACCAAGTTCAGTACTTGCACCGGGAAGTCCTTTCTAACTtgtaaaagtttgataattacaGAACTCACAAATAAGCAGGAAATAAGATGAATGTTTAATCATTAGTCCAGCGCAAAATTTATTCTCCTATCTAGAAGGACAACGATCTTATCCAAGAAGAATCATAGGAAAAAATTTACagcatatggaaaaaaaattagatacatGTTTAATCATTGTTGTATTGGAGAATCATATAAATTAGAGTTCTTTTTCTATCTAGGGTTCTCATAAGGAGCCTATGCTTTTGACTTAGTATGATCAATGGATAACAGTTTCGATACAGCagcaatttatgaaaattaatattcattatGAGATGACTTTATAACAAAATTTGTAAATTTTACTTGATTTGCTGTCGTCTCAACCACAAGCTTCTTTGATTCTTTGTCCAGGCCAAACCACTGCAACAAAAGAGAAGTGTGTAAGTCGCAAACAagcatattataattataaggaatactaaaattgaaaaccattaAAAATTGAACACACTGAACTACTTACCACCCATCCAGAGCCCTGTAGGGAAGCACCCTCTGTGCTCATTTTTTGAATCAATGCATCCAAAGAACCAAAATGTTCATCAATAGCCCAGCCCAGGTTACCATGTGGTGATTCGCCACCTCTTTCCTGCCATATAAAAGCATTACTGTTAGGTACGGAATCAATAGCAAGAGCcaaatatatgtaaataaacaataaaacttACAGAGACAGGAGAGAGATTTTTCCAGAATATTGAATGGTTGACATGACCTGCATGAGAATAATTAAGTCAAGGATGCTGATAGAGCAAAATTAGCATGGATGTCAACAAACAAAAGTTTCAGTTTTAAGCTATTCTTGTTTAAGTTTTGAAAATCATATTAAGTTGAACAACCTAAAGATGAAGCAATAACCACAATAAAAGGCaatacataaaaagaaataatcttTTTCTACAAATTGACAAGCAAGAACAACTTCCGGCAATATTAAAGGTTATATTTGTTTCCTTTCATAACAAAAATTCTACTACTAGAGGTGGATCTTTCCTAAGAAAAAGcagaagaaaatatattagcAATCTTTTCCTTTCCAATCAAACTGAAACTATTAGGCAATCTTTGAAGATGGTGATTCTTAGAATCATGCATTTAAAGGCATCTCAACAGTGTTCTCTGCTTAGGCATAACAAGAAATTTTTAGAACCATGCCCAAATACCAAGTTATCAATACTTTCCCAAGATCCGCCTAATTGAGTGCAAAAGGCTGAAACTTGTAGCATCAATTTTGCGCAGAATTAATGAAAAGCTGCAAAATGAGACGGAGTCATTATCAAGTAAAACAAGCAAAATTCTTTATCCCTCTCTTTCCAGATTTCAATTTTCTCGCATAACAACATAGCGGCAAGCTGACCCAAGAATACTCTCACCCTTAAAATCCAGTAAACACTTTGAATAACTTCAAATTGTAccctaattaacaaaaaaatattatttacattatatGGCCATTCAAGCAGCTCTCCTTCTCTTtaccaaacaaattaaattattaacgaATAAACGCATCAAATTTAATAAGTCACAAGTCTAatttatcaaaaagaaaaaaagttgaaccTCCGCCATTGAATTTGATAGCGCTCTGCAATTTGACAACGGCAGAAGAATCGCCCTTTTCCATGGCATGATGAAGTTGTTCGACCGCCTTATTGTAGTTGGTGACGTAagtctggtggtgtttctggtGATGGAGCTGCATAATCTCCCCGCTAATTGCAGGCTCCAAAGCTCCATAATCGTAGGGAAGATCGGGCAATGAGAAGGTCTGCAATCCACGGAAATGAAGCTTGAAGCTTGAGGAGGAGGCTAGGCCTAGGGATTTCCGACAAACGAGAGAGCGGAGAGCCATTGAAGTAAGTTTGTTGACAATATGATATTGTACTCCTACAAGTAACTCGTAAAGTGAGAGGAAATGGGAGGAGTGGAGCAGATTGGAGTCactcttgtgtgtgtgtgtgtatatatattgggTGGCGGAATCTGGGTGCGCATCCAGCGGCGAGCATGGCTTTAATAGCTGGTAACGCGGCcggatttcttaatttttctacaagaaatttttatatatattttttaaaatattaatattaataataaattttaaacaataaaaaatattatttaaatatattttaaaaaataatcactaataTCTTATTAAATTAGCTTTATAACTGATAGAGAATAATCGCAAGCTACatcaaattatgaatttttttatctatttaattttgattgtttcatttattaatttttgtttttgtttttgtttttgttttcaagtattaattttattatttaatttcaaattagtattattatatatatatacacacacttccataaatcccataaaaaatattttatatatataaaaagtattaatcacttagaaaaataaagtaaatgatcaatgtttgatttttctaaaaaataaatcaaaaacattaataaacataACAAGAAATTGCTTTTACGTGGAAATGAAGGAGACCGGTATTTTTGTAATTGTAGACAGGTGTAGGGGTGGGTTTAAGATAAAATTATGCTTATTCATTGTATTTGGAGCGAGAAACGGCTACAGCGAGACAAATGAAGGTGTAGAATTCCACTTCTTTTTAGTCTTTGCATTTGAAATTGTATCTCAatgacttttaaaaatatatctagttttaaaaaatattaaattatttatttttttttcattattttttatgattttatgtattaatataaaaaattaaagcaataattttgttgctacctaatttttgacccatgttttgataaattttcagaaaaattcaaaaatagataaaaacaacaaaaatccaaaaatatgtttttttaatatattttcgtcattttagcattttcaacgtcgtctaaaaaagaattaaaatttttaagggtctttcgaacgcgttcgacttttcacgcgtcatttttaaaatcattgattttcctcatcgagtcgatgttgatattgctcgttttcaaaaaaatacaaacaaatcaagaaaaatcaaatttacaaaaagaaagaagttgagggactaaGTTTGAAAActtagcaacattttgcctataaatagtagtcttcaacacacacacaaaagagggggggcaatttcgaaagaaaaatacaaaaaaaaaaaaaggaaaacctaaccctaaacctatctctaaCAAGAGAGAGTGACCGACAGCCCacgttgaatttttttctccccCATTTCCAAACCATCCCCATATTCAACCTTCAACCGCTCACCCTCCttcccaaaaataaaaaccagaaaccaGCCACTCAAGCCAACTTTCCCCTCGACCAAGACTTTCCTCCCATTTCCACAGACTAGCCACCCATCTCCCCTCAGCCAAATCCAAACCCGCAAATCCCTCTCCATCGTCCAccttctttctctgttttcccTCAACCCTTCCACCGCCAATGACAGAGAAGTAACACTAGAACCACAGACCGGCCTTCCCCGCGATATCTCCGCCTCAGCACCGCCACCAACCTTCATCATAACTGACCGATAGCAGCCCAGCACAGTGGCGCCTATAGATCCCAAATcggttcactttcttcctccaGCAACAGCGGTCAAACACAACAGCCACAACAGCGCTGCCATCACTAGAGATCCAGTAGCTTGCAGATCTGCCA
This genomic stretch from Populus alba chromosome 19, ASM523922v2, whole genome shotgun sequence harbors:
- the LOC118028875 gene encoding ATP phosphoribosyltransferase 2, chloroplastic, with amino-acid sequence MSLSRLQQPCYLQQCPSPLSPSIPLPCSFSFRVSPYSQRQRRLRFGGHTSSVAVCCSLSQQQQSQILSSVTNGSTVSDRKEIRLGLPSKGRMAADTLDLLKDCQLSVKHVNPRQYVAEIPQLTNLEVWFQRPKDIVRKLLSGDLDLGIVGFDTFSEFGLGNEDLIIVHDALGYGECRLSIAIPKYGIFENINSLRELAQMPQWTTEKPLRVATGFSHLGPKFMKDNGFTHVTFSTADGALEAAPAMGIADAILDLVSSGTTLKENNLKEIEGGVVLESQAVLVATRKSLIQREDVRGITKEILERFEAHLRAGGQFTVTANMRGSSSEEVAARVLTQPSLSGLQGPTVSPVFCKRDGEVVSDFYAIVICVPKKALYESVQQLREIGGSGVLISPLTYIFEEVTPRWQDLVLKLEL
- the LOC118028882 gene encoding superoxide dismutase [Mn], mitochondrial; translated protein: MALRSLVCRKSLGLASSSSFKLHFRGLQTFSLPDLPYDYGALEPAISGEIMQLHHQKHHQTYVTNYNKAVEQLHHAMEKGDSSAVVKLQSAIKFNGGGHVNHSIFWKNLSPVSERGGESPHGNLGWAIDEHFGSLDALIQKMSTEGASLQGSGWVWFGLDKESKKLVVETTANQDPLVTKGPLVPLLGIDVWEHAYYLQYKNARPDYLKNIWKVMNWKYAGEVYDKEHS